In Myxococcus virescens, a single genomic region encodes these proteins:
- the thrS gene encoding threonine--tRNA ligase, whose amino-acid sequence MLDEHDHRALGQRLDLFHLQEEAPGMVFWHPRGLVLYRLLEEHVRQRMRREGYQEVRTPQLYAQPLWERSGHWDNFRENMFLVEDGARHLGVKPVSCPGHIELVQRMAPSYRDLPLRLGEFGVVHRAEPGGALHGLFRLRQFTQDDGHIFCAEPQVVPEVVRFARSLKDFYAGFGFDDVQVAFSGRPASRAGRDELWDKAESWLLLAAKEAGLECHMQPGEGAFYGPKLEFVLKDRLGRAWQCGTIQLDLVLPERFDLHYVDTSGARVRPVMLHRALLGSLERFIGVMLEHHGGALPPWLAPQQVVVAAVGEGAGDYAERFAAKLQEAGCRASVDRRGESLSRKVLDAHAAGVPWLVVAGAREVAAGNVRLRQRDGAQRDVPWEDAAAELVASCRPAPDARG is encoded by the coding sequence ATGCTCGACGAACACGACCACCGCGCGCTGGGCCAACGCCTGGACCTCTTCCACCTGCAGGAAGAGGCACCCGGCATGGTGTTCTGGCACCCGCGCGGACTGGTGCTGTACCGGCTGCTGGAGGAGCACGTCCGCCAGCGCATGCGCCGCGAGGGCTACCAGGAAGTCCGCACCCCACAGCTCTACGCGCAGCCCTTGTGGGAGCGCAGCGGCCACTGGGACAACTTCCGGGAGAACATGTTCCTGGTGGAGGACGGCGCGCGACACCTGGGCGTGAAGCCGGTGAGCTGCCCCGGCCACATCGAACTGGTGCAGCGCATGGCGCCCAGCTACCGCGACCTGCCGCTGCGCCTGGGCGAGTTCGGCGTGGTGCACCGCGCGGAGCCCGGCGGCGCGCTCCACGGCCTGTTCCGCCTGCGGCAGTTCACCCAGGATGACGGCCACATCTTCTGCGCCGAGCCGCAGGTGGTGCCGGAGGTCGTCCGCTTCGCGCGCTCGCTGAAGGACTTCTACGCGGGCTTCGGCTTCGACGACGTCCAGGTGGCCTTCTCCGGCCGGCCCGCGTCGCGCGCGGGGCGCGATGAGCTCTGGGACAAGGCCGAGTCCTGGCTCCTCCTCGCGGCGAAGGAAGCGGGGCTCGAGTGCCACATGCAGCCGGGCGAGGGGGCCTTCTACGGGCCCAAGCTGGAGTTCGTCCTGAAGGACCGGCTGGGGCGTGCGTGGCAGTGCGGAACCATCCAACTGGACCTCGTGCTGCCGGAGCGCTTCGACCTCCACTACGTCGACACCTCCGGGGCCCGCGTCCGTCCGGTGATGCTTCACCGCGCGCTGCTCGGCAGCCTGGAGCGCTTCATCGGCGTCATGCTGGAACACCACGGCGGCGCGCTGCCGCCCTGGCTGGCGCCGCAGCAGGTGGTGGTGGCCGCCGTGGGTGAAGGCGCGGGCGACTACGCCGAGCGCTTCGCCGCGAAGCTCCAGGAGGCGGGCTGCCGCGCCAGCGTGGACCGGCGGGGTGAATCCCTGTCCCGCAAGGTCCTGGATGCCCACGCGGCGGGCGTCCCATGGCTGGTGGTGGCGGGCGCACGCGAGGTGGCCGCGGGCAACGTCCGCCTGCGACAGCGGGACGGCGCGCAGCGGGACGTCCCGTGGGAGGACGCCGCGGCGGAGCTCGTCGCGTCGTGCCGTCCGGCCCCGGACGCCAGAGGGTGA
- a CDS encoding CBS domain-containing protein: MQSEERAMRIGELMTKNLETIEAGEPIRAAALRMRTCNIGSLPVLEGGQLVGMLTDRDIAVRSAALGQDPNTTPVREVMTATVITCDVDATLEVAEQVMEEKMVRRLVVVDGERRPVGLLSLDDLATVPEEVLHAGEVLERLQQV; this comes from the coding sequence ATGCAAAGCGAGGAGCGTGCAATGCGGATTGGCGAGCTGATGACCAAGAACCTGGAGACCATCGAAGCGGGCGAGCCCATCCGGGCCGCGGCGCTGAGGATGCGCACGTGCAACATCGGCTCCCTGCCGGTGCTGGAGGGTGGGCAGCTGGTGGGCATGCTGACGGACCGGGACATCGCGGTGCGGTCCGCGGCGCTGGGGCAGGACCCGAACACCACGCCCGTGCGCGAGGTGATGACGGCCACGGTCATCACCTGCGACGTGGACGCGACGCTCGAGGTGGCGGAGCAGGTGATGGAGGAGAAGATGGTGCGCCGCCTCGTGGTGGTGGACGGTGAGCGGCGGCCGGTGGGGCTCTTGAGCCTGGACGACCTGGCCACGGTGCCAGAGGAAGTCCTGCACGCGGGCGAGGTGCTGGAGCGGCTCCAGCAGGTCTGA
- the msrB gene encoding peptide-methionine (R)-S-oxide reductase MsrB, with amino-acid sequence MVDKLTLSDDEWRKRLSPQEYEVLRRQGTERPGSGCFLGTKTPGTYVCAGCGNPLFKAGTKFESGTGWPSFTQPVAPDAVAEIQDVSHGMIRTEVRCARCDGHLGHVFPDGPPPTGLRYCMNSVSMKHVPEGQPLELVKA; translated from the coding sequence ATGGTCGACAAGCTCACCCTCAGCGATGACGAATGGCGCAAGCGATTGAGCCCCCAGGAGTATGAAGTCCTCCGCCGCCAGGGCACCGAGCGGCCTGGCTCCGGGTGCTTCCTGGGCACGAAGACACCCGGCACCTACGTGTGCGCGGGCTGCGGCAATCCCCTGTTCAAGGCGGGCACGAAGTTCGAGTCCGGCACGGGCTGGCCGTCCTTCACGCAGCCGGTGGCGCCCGACGCCGTGGCGGAAATCCAGGACGTCTCGCACGGCATGATTCGCACCGAGGTCCGCTGTGCGCGCTGCGACGGGCACCTGGGCCACGTCTTCCCCGACGGCCCCCCGCCTACCGGCCTGCGCTACTGCATGAACTCGGTGTCCATGAAGCACGTCCCCGAAGGCCAGCCGCTGGAGCTGGTCAAGGCATAG
- a CDS encoding AAA family ATPase has product MLKSLILGFGPTPHESSLTVPVGSAVVLVGPNNSGKSRLLQELEYFLNKGEPARSGRGGMLTDVECELPRNEALLEILANRIKEELPSAIFENPGVTLTPDATKRAVGINGISRTKDLLVAGKLVLTPQPQVTRKLLGDSQHIIDSFFTAFDFLTAKPTDAAPKDEQTTKNNEPENHVRNLLLSGMDFIKDMRKSVHTLGVTAAIAEAIKNGRIHPRPYIHLLGAMTLRLDGRQRLEHVRPKSLPATSRNDDSPFTKLLRNPSARHSLRQLVYETLGQYLVIDVTSFVHTELKLASEEPGDNELMPLLPSSIEYFSRARSIDSYSDGVKSFIGLLSTVMSNEYVVMLVDEPEAFLHPPLARRLGQKLHRLARERGAHIVAATHSADFLMGCIQTSPDVNIVRLTYQHRVPTARLLPVSELTQMMHDPLLRSTGTLSALFHEGAVVCEGDSDRAFYQEINERLLRETQGADGCLFMNAHSKQTIHRIIGPLRRMGVPAAAIVDLDIIGDDNVLKDLLAAANADPATINTLGNAKGEFRKYFSQDQEAGKTSKERLKAHGVSALDERRKASMVQLFFKPLAQMGIFVVPVGELEGWLKELLPGDPRAKKNWISAIFEALGSSDSARYVSPQDGDVWDFMREVGNWINNPKRGGMTS; this is encoded by the coding sequence ATGCTCAAGAGCTTGATCCTTGGATTTGGCCCGACGCCTCATGAATCCTCGCTGACCGTTCCTGTCGGTTCCGCTGTGGTGCTGGTCGGCCCCAACAACTCAGGCAAGAGTCGGCTACTCCAAGAACTCGAGTATTTCCTCAACAAGGGAGAACCGGCCCGGAGTGGCAGGGGGGGAATGCTTACGGATGTCGAGTGCGAACTGCCTCGGAATGAGGCGCTCTTGGAGATACTTGCCAACCGGATCAAGGAAGAGCTCCCCTCTGCAATCTTTGAGAACCCTGGTGTCACCCTCACTCCAGATGCGACTAAACGCGCGGTCGGCATCAACGGCATCTCACGAACCAAGGACCTGCTCGTTGCAGGGAAGCTCGTCCTGACTCCGCAGCCTCAAGTCACAAGAAAGCTATTAGGCGACTCCCAACACATCATTGACTCTTTCTTCACGGCGTTCGACTTTCTCACAGCCAAACCTACCGACGCAGCACCCAAAGACGAACAAACAACCAAGAACAACGAGCCAGAAAACCACGTTCGCAACCTACTACTTTCGGGCATGGACTTCATAAAAGACATGCGAAAGTCAGTACACACCCTTGGCGTAACGGCAGCCATCGCCGAGGCCATCAAGAATGGGCGCATCCATCCTCGCCCATATATCCACCTACTGGGCGCCATGACCCTGAGACTAGATGGAAGGCAGCGCCTGGAGCATGTAAGGCCTAAATCACTACCAGCCACCAGTCGGAACGACGATAGCCCATTCACCAAGCTTCTCAGAAACCCGTCCGCCCGACATTCGCTACGGCAGTTGGTCTACGAAACGCTTGGTCAGTATTTGGTCATCGATGTTACCAGCTTCGTACACACAGAACTCAAGCTGGCATCGGAGGAGCCCGGCGACAACGAACTCATGCCCCTCTTGCCCAGTTCCATTGAGTACTTCTCGCGAGCTCGCTCCATTGATAGTTACAGCGATGGAGTGAAGTCCTTTATCGGCCTGCTCTCCACCGTGATGAGCAACGAATACGTAGTCATGCTGGTCGACGAACCCGAAGCCTTCTTGCATCCGCCTCTGGCTCGACGTCTAGGGCAGAAGCTACATCGACTTGCACGTGAGCGAGGCGCCCATATCGTGGCCGCCACCCACAGTGCGGATTTCCTGATGGGATGCATCCAGACTTCGCCTGACGTCAACATCGTCAGACTTACCTATCAACACAGAGTTCCCACAGCACGGCTCCTTCCGGTCAGCGAACTCACACAAATGATGCACGATCCGCTCCTGCGTTCGACAGGAACTCTCAGCGCCCTATTTCATGAAGGTGCAGTTGTTTGCGAAGGAGACAGCGACCGAGCCTTCTACCAAGAGATCAACGAACGCCTGCTTCGGGAGACGCAAGGCGCGGATGGGTGTCTCTTCATGAACGCACATAGCAAGCAGACCATCCACCGAATCATCGGACCACTTCGCCGGATGGGGGTTCCCGCAGCTGCTATTGTCGACTTGGACATCATCGGGGATGACAACGTTCTAAAGGACCTGCTCGCCGCTGCCAACGCCGATCCAGCTACCATCAACACCTTGGGAAACGCCAAGGGAGAGTTTCGCAAGTACTTCTCCCAAGATCAGGAAGCCGGCAAGACCAGCAAAGAACGTTTGAAAGCCCACGGTGTCAGTGCATTGGACGAAAGGAGAAAAGCCTCCATGGTTCAGCTTTTCTTCAAACCGCTCGCCCAAATGGGCATTTTCGTTGTCCCCGTAGGTGAACTGGAGGGGTGGCTCAAAGAGCTGCTTCCAGGCGACCCTCGCGCCAAGAAGAACTGGATTAGCGCGATCTTCGAAGCGCTTGGCTCGTCTGACTCAGCCAGGTACGTTTCCCCTCAAGACGGCGACGTTTGGGACTTCATGAGAGAAGTTGGCAATTGGATCAACAATCCAAAGCGTGGAGGAATGACTTCCTGA
- the purL gene encoding phosphoribosylformylglycinamidine synthase codes for MSSMHTLRGAPALSDFRLAKLLAQCRERVPSVSSIYAEFVHLIDAPAPLSEADLATLGRLLDYGPRVATGARTGSLLLVLPRPGTISPWSSKATDIAHNCGLGERVRRMERGTAFFVAGPDGQALQDAELERLKPVLHDRMTQAVVGRLEDAAILFAGHTPRPFTTVDVLGGGRAALVTANRELGLALADDEMDYLVARFTELKRNPTDVELMMFAQANSEHCRHKIFNASWTIDGKPQERSLFQAIKNTYVQHKEGVLGAYKDNAAVIEGFEVDRFFPSPESGEWGSVREPAHIMIKVETHNHPTAISPYPGAATGAGGEIRDEGATGRGARPKAGLTGFSVSHLRIPGFEQPWEQPYGKPDRIVSALDIMVDGPLGGAAFNNEFGRPNLTGYFRSYEVQVPTPGGVEVRGYHKPIMIAGGLGNIRASHVQKGRLQPGDKLIVLGGPAMLIGLGGGAASSMAQGASAADLDFASVQRDNAEMERRCQEVIDSCWALGDKNPIRSIHDVGAGGLSNAVPELAHDNDLGGRLELRAVPNAEPGMSPVEIWCNEAQERYVLGVAPEDLARFAALCERERAPFSVLGDATAEQTLKLGDTQFGNAPIDLPMDVLFGKPPRMHRDVTSRPVSFAPLKLDGSLAVLAERVLSHPTVADKSFLITIGDRTVSGLSSRDQMVGPWQVPVADCAVTLSTVTSTTGEAMAMGERTPLALIDAAASARMAVGEALTNIAAARIGKLSDVKLSANWMAAAGSPGEDASLYAAVHAVGMELCPALGLTIPVGKDSMSMRTVWEEGGARKAVTSPVSLIISAFAPVLDVRKSLTPQLVDVADDTRLLFIDLARGKQRLGGSVVAHVNGQVGPESPDVEDPALLRGFFAAVQALSESGSLLAYHDRSDGGLWATLCEMAFAGRCGLDVDLAPLGGDVAAALFNEELGAVVQVRASDVARVREVLAQHGLSRDVHELGRPVTALQVRVRHGGDTLLAEDTLALRRTWSRVSYEMQKLRDNPTCADQESAARTDATDPGLSPKLTFDPAQDVAAPFIAKGARPRVAVLREQGVNSQQEMAAAFTRAGFAAVDVHMSDILSGRVSLEGFKGVLACGGFSYGDVLGAGGGWAKSILFNPRARDAFAAFFARPDSFGLGVCNGCQMMSQLKDIIPGAEHFPRFVRNASEQYEARLSLVEVSKTPSLFYQGMEGSRMLIVTSHGEGRAEFPSAEDAARVNGLGLVTTRWVDNHGRVAETYPANPNGSPHGIAGLTTRDGRFTITMPHPERVHRSVQHSWRPREWGDDGPWMRMFRNARVWLG; via the coding sequence ATGTCCAGCATGCACACCCTGCGTGGGGCTCCGGCCCTTTCTGACTTCAGGCTCGCCAAGCTCCTGGCCCAGTGCCGTGAGCGGGTGCCCTCCGTCTCATCCATCTATGCGGAGTTCGTGCACCTCATCGACGCTCCGGCGCCCCTCTCCGAGGCGGACCTGGCCACCCTGGGCCGCCTGCTCGACTACGGGCCCCGCGTGGCCACGGGCGCGCGCACCGGCAGCCTGCTGCTCGTGCTGCCTCGGCCGGGCACCATCTCCCCCTGGTCCTCCAAGGCCACGGACATTGCCCACAACTGCGGCCTGGGCGAACGGGTGCGGCGCATGGAGCGCGGCACTGCCTTCTTCGTCGCGGGCCCCGACGGGCAGGCGTTGCAGGACGCGGAGCTGGAGCGCCTGAAGCCGGTGCTGCATGACCGGATGACGCAGGCGGTGGTGGGGCGTCTCGAAGACGCGGCCATCCTGTTCGCCGGGCACACGCCCCGGCCCTTCACGACGGTGGACGTGCTGGGCGGAGGCCGCGCGGCATTGGTGACCGCCAACCGCGAGCTGGGCCTGGCCCTGGCCGACGACGAGATGGACTACCTGGTGGCGCGCTTCACCGAGCTGAAGCGCAACCCCACCGACGTCGAGCTGATGATGTTCGCGCAGGCCAACAGCGAGCACTGCCGGCACAAGATTTTCAACGCGAGCTGGACCATCGACGGCAAGCCACAGGAGCGCTCGCTCTTCCAGGCCATCAAGAACACCTACGTCCAGCACAAGGAAGGCGTGCTCGGCGCGTACAAGGATAACGCGGCCGTCATCGAAGGCTTCGAGGTGGACCGCTTCTTCCCGTCCCCCGAATCTGGTGAGTGGGGCTCCGTGCGCGAGCCGGCCCACATCATGATCAAGGTGGAGACGCACAACCACCCGACGGCCATCTCCCCGTACCCGGGCGCCGCCACCGGCGCGGGCGGCGAGATTCGCGATGAGGGGGCCACCGGCCGTGGCGCCCGGCCCAAGGCGGGCCTCACCGGCTTCAGTGTGAGCCACCTGCGCATCCCCGGCTTCGAGCAGCCCTGGGAGCAGCCCTACGGCAAGCCGGACCGCATCGTCTCCGCGCTGGACATCATGGTGGACGGCCCCCTGGGCGGCGCGGCCTTCAACAACGAGTTCGGCCGGCCGAACCTCACGGGCTACTTCCGCAGCTACGAGGTGCAGGTCCCCACGCCCGGTGGCGTGGAGGTGCGCGGCTACCACAAGCCCATCATGATTGCCGGTGGCCTGGGCAACATCCGCGCGTCGCACGTGCAGAAGGGGCGTCTGCAGCCGGGTGACAAGCTCATCGTCCTGGGTGGGCCCGCGATGCTCATCGGCCTGGGCGGTGGCGCGGCGTCCTCCATGGCGCAGGGCGCGAGCGCGGCGGACCTCGACTTCGCCTCCGTGCAGCGGGACAACGCGGAGATGGAGCGGCGCTGTCAGGAGGTCATCGACAGTTGCTGGGCGCTGGGCGACAAGAACCCCATCCGCTCCATCCACGATGTGGGCGCCGGCGGTCTGTCCAACGCGGTGCCGGAGCTGGCCCACGACAACGACCTGGGTGGACGCCTGGAGCTGCGCGCGGTGCCCAACGCAGAGCCGGGCATGTCGCCGGTGGAGATCTGGTGCAACGAGGCGCAGGAGCGCTACGTGCTGGGCGTGGCGCCGGAGGACCTGGCCCGCTTCGCCGCCCTGTGTGAGCGGGAGCGCGCGCCCTTCTCCGTGCTGGGGGACGCCACCGCCGAGCAGACCCTGAAGCTGGGGGACACGCAGTTCGGCAACGCGCCCATTGACCTGCCCATGGACGTGCTGTTCGGCAAGCCGCCGCGCATGCACCGTGACGTGACGTCGCGCCCGGTGTCGTTCGCGCCGCTGAAGCTGGATGGCTCGCTGGCGGTGCTGGCGGAGCGCGTACTGAGCCACCCCACCGTGGCGGACAAGAGCTTCCTCATCACCATTGGCGACCGCACCGTGTCCGGGCTCAGCAGCCGGGACCAGATGGTGGGCCCCTGGCAGGTGCCGGTGGCGGACTGCGCGGTGACGCTGTCCACCGTAACGAGCACCACGGGCGAGGCCATGGCCATGGGCGAGCGCACGCCGCTGGCCCTCATCGACGCGGCGGCCTCGGCGCGCATGGCGGTGGGCGAGGCGCTCACCAACATCGCCGCGGCCCGCATCGGCAAGCTGTCCGACGTGAAGCTGTCCGCCAACTGGATGGCCGCGGCGGGCAGCCCGGGCGAGGACGCCAGCCTCTACGCCGCCGTCCATGCGGTGGGCATGGAGCTGTGCCCCGCGTTGGGCCTCACCATCCCCGTGGGCAAGGACTCCATGTCCATGCGCACCGTCTGGGAGGAGGGCGGCGCCCGCAAGGCCGTGACGTCGCCGGTGTCGCTCATTATCTCCGCGTTCGCGCCGGTGCTGGACGTGCGCAAGTCCCTGACGCCGCAGCTGGTGGACGTGGCGGACGACACGCGGCTGCTCTTCATTGACCTGGCGCGCGGGAAGCAGCGGCTGGGCGGCTCCGTGGTGGCGCACGTCAACGGGCAGGTGGGGCCGGAGAGCCCGGACGTGGAGGACCCGGCGCTGCTGCGTGGCTTCTTCGCCGCGGTGCAGGCGCTCAGCGAAAGCGGTTCGCTGTTGGCGTACCACGACCGTTCCGACGGCGGTCTGTGGGCCACATTGTGCGAGATGGCCTTCGCGGGTCGCTGCGGACTGGATGTGGACCTGGCGCCGCTGGGCGGTGACGTGGCGGCGGCCCTCTTCAACGAGGAGCTGGGCGCGGTGGTGCAGGTGCGCGCCTCGGATGTGGCGCGCGTGCGCGAGGTGCTGGCACAGCACGGCCTGTCACGGGATGTCCACGAGCTGGGCCGCCCGGTGACGGCGCTTCAGGTGCGGGTGCGCCACGGCGGCGACACGTTGCTGGCGGAGGATACGTTGGCCCTGCGCCGCACGTGGTCCCGCGTCAGCTACGAGATGCAGAAGCTGCGCGACAATCCCACCTGTGCGGACCAGGAGTCCGCCGCGAGGACTGACGCGACGGACCCGGGCCTGTCGCCGAAGCTGACGTTCGACCCGGCCCAGGACGTGGCCGCGCCCTTCATCGCGAAGGGGGCCCGTCCTCGCGTGGCCGTGCTGCGCGAGCAGGGCGTCAACAGCCAGCAGGAGATGGCCGCGGCCTTCACGCGGGCGGGCTTCGCCGCGGTGGATGTCCACATGAGTGACATCCTGTCGGGGCGGGTGTCGCTCGAAGGCTTCAAGGGCGTGTTGGCGTGCGGCGGCTTCTCCTACGGCGACGTGCTGGGCGCGGGCGGCGGGTGGGCGAAGTCCATCCTCTTCAACCCGCGTGCGCGAGACGCCTTCGCCGCCTTCTTCGCGCGGCCGGACAGCTTCGGCCTGGGCGTGTGCAACGGCTGCCAGATGATGTCGCAGCTCAAGGACATCATCCCGGGCGCGGAGCACTTCCCCCGCTTCGTGCGCAATGCCTCCGAGCAGTACGAGGCGCGGCTGTCCCTGGTGGAGGTGTCGAAAACGCCGTCGCTCTTCTACCAGGGCATGGAAGGCAGTCGGATGCTCATCGTCACCTCGCACGGCGAGGGCCGCGCGGAGTTCCCCAGCGCGGAGGACGCCGCCCGCGTCAACGGGCTGGGGCTGGTGACGACGCGCTGGGTGGACAACCACGGACGGGTGGCGGAGACGTATCCCGCCAACCCCAATGGTTCGCCCCACGGCATCGCCGGCCTGACGACGCGGGATGGGCGCTTCACCATCACCATGCCGCATCCGGAGCGGGTGCATCGCTCCGTGCAGCACTCGTGGCGGCCTCGAGAGTGGGGCGACGACGGCCCCTGGATGCGCATGTTCCGCAACGCCCGCGTCTGGCTGGGCTGA
- a CDS encoding metal-dependent hydrolase has translation MVSPHDPGRIRPRPHLQFPFDSSFPRIWHRNGPGTTHLWNGLNMLFPQGERFFVRSVNHYMPQLADTPALHAQVKAFFAQEGKHAREHQDYIELLESQGYDIRRFMRRYESFLWGVIDAKLPPSLRLSITAALEHYTALMGENTLTLGVFADGHPAMRNLIEWHAAEEIEHKAVAFDVLRKVAPGYGLRVLGMMLGVLSLFALWFAATVTLLRQERGLGWTGLLRELWRAHRKDPVLFQVLGRGLRQYLRPSFHPLDHDNLELARAHLATLEAPPPGVPEREAA, from the coding sequence ATGGTCTCCCCCCACGACCCCGGACGCATCCGGCCGCGACCGCACCTCCAGTTCCCCTTCGACTCGAGCTTCCCGCGCATCTGGCACCGCAACGGCCCTGGCACCACGCACCTGTGGAACGGGCTCAACATGCTCTTCCCCCAGGGCGAGCGGTTCTTCGTGCGCAGCGTCAACCACTACATGCCGCAGCTGGCGGACACGCCCGCGCTGCACGCGCAGGTGAAGGCCTTCTTCGCGCAGGAAGGCAAGCACGCGCGCGAACACCAGGACTACATCGAGCTACTGGAGTCCCAGGGCTACGACATCCGCCGCTTCATGCGGCGGTACGAGTCATTCCTCTGGGGCGTCATCGACGCGAAGCTTCCGCCGTCGCTGCGGCTGTCCATCACCGCCGCGTTGGAGCACTACACGGCGCTGATGGGCGAGAACACGCTGACGCTGGGCGTGTTCGCGGACGGCCACCCGGCGATGCGCAACCTCATCGAGTGGCACGCCGCCGAGGAGATTGAGCACAAGGCGGTGGCCTTCGACGTGCTGCGGAAGGTGGCACCGGGCTATGGGCTGCGCGTGCTGGGCATGATGTTGGGCGTGTTGTCGCTCTTCGCCCTGTGGTTCGCCGCCACGGTGACGTTGCTGCGCCAGGAGCGTGGGCTGGGGTGGACGGGGCTGCTGCGCGAGCTGTGGCGCGCTCACCGGAAGGACCCGGTGCTGTTCCAGGTGCTGGGACGGGGCTTGCGGCAGTACCTGCGCCCCTCCTTCCACCCGCTGGACCATGACAACCTGGAGTTGGCCAGGGCCCACCTGGCGACACTGGAGGCGCCGCCTCCGGGGGTCCCGGAGCGCGAGGCGGCATAG